One region of Leucoraja erinacea ecotype New England chromosome 10, Leri_hhj_1, whole genome shotgun sequence genomic DNA includes:
- the echdc2 gene encoding enoyl-CoA hydratase domain-containing protein 2, mitochondrial, which yields MWAKVLRKVVSAGPLASAAPRLRAMPAPAAVSGYAGAGAALGGHTRHYSDTRPLSEIQLQHLEGSNSGIATILMNRPHARNSLGKVFVMQLEEIIEDLQKDKSVRVVLFKSQIKGVFCAGADLKERAEMTNTEVGHFVHKLRSLMSNIASLPMPTIAAIDGFALGGGLELALACDLRVAASSAKMGLIEVTRGLLPGAGGSQRLPRVVGINKAKELIFTGRQVDGKQAVSIGLVNDTVTQNDVGDAAYQKALDLAKEILPQGPVAVRMAKQAMNRGIEVDVTSGMAIEEMCYAQVIPTKDRLEGMAAFKEKRLPHFTGK from the exons ATGTGGGCAAAGGTGCTGAGGAAGGTGGTTTCTGCGGGCCCTCTGGCCTCTGCAGCCCCGCGCCTCAGAGCAATGCCCGCCCCGGCGGCTGTCAGTGGTTATGCTGGAGCCGGGGCGGCTCTGGGTGGTCACACTCGACATTACTCAGATACTCGTCCGCTCTCCGAGATCCAATTACAACATTTAGAAGGCAGCAACTCGG GAATTGCAACAATTTTAATGAACAGACCTCATGCAAGAAATTCCCTCGGAAAAGTATTTGTTATGCAG CTTGAAGAAATCATTGAAGatctgcaaaaagacaaaagtgtGCGTGTGGTGTTGTTCAAGAGCCAGATCAAAGGAGTTTTCTGTGCAG GTGCTGATTTGAAAGAACGAGCAGAAATGACTAATACTGAAGTTGGCCACTTTGTTCACAAGCTGCGAAGTTTAATGAGCAATATT GCATCCCTGCCCATGCCCACCATTGCTGCAATAGATGGCTTTGCACTTGGTGGTGGTCTGGAGCTGGCATTGGCCTGTGATCTTCGTGTGGCAG CATCTTCAGCCAAAATGGGTCTTATTGAAGTTACCAGAGGCCTCCTCCCTGGAGCTG gtGGTAGCCAGCGGCTGCCTCGTGTTGTGGGAATTAACAAGGCGAAGGAACTTATTTTCACTGGTCGACAGGTTGATGGCAAGCAAGCAGTGTCCATTGGTCTCGTGAATGACACTGTGACTCAAAATGACGTGGGAGATGCAGCTTATCAAAAGGCTCTCGATCTTGCCAAAGAGATACTTCCACAG GGTCCAGTGGCTGTCAGGATGGCAAAGCAAGCAATGAACAGAGGCATTGAG GTAGATGTTACATCTGGAATGGCAATTGAGGAAATGTGTTATGCTCAG GTCATACCCACAAAAGATCGATTGGAAGGGATGGCAGCATTCAAAGAAAAACGATTACCACACTTTActggaaaatga